A region of the Pseudomonas silesiensis genome:
TGGTGTTCTTTATTTGCTGGGCTTCCGGGATCGTGACGGGCAGCTCTGATTCTTCAATTGTCTGAGCGGGCCCTTTCGCGGGCAAGCCTCGCTCCTACAGGGATTGCGCAAAACCTGTAGGAGCGAGGCTTGCCCGCGAAGGGTGCGTCGCGGTCTTACGGACTGTCCCTCAAAGCGTCTTCCACAACGAATCGAATTCCTGCTCGATACGAACCACACCGCTCCCTATGGCCTCGACATTTGCGACCGTCTCCACCAAGCGATAGGCAAACTGATTGAAACTGTGGGTGCTCGCCAACCGCCGATCCAGCCCGGCCCGGCGCTCCTCGCCGTGGGTGTTGATCACCACTTTATGGCCTTCCTGAAAGGGCAGGCGCGGCGCGAGCAACGTCGGCGGCAGGTCTATCGCACTGATGGCCGGTAATAACAAAGCGCGCAGGTAATGGCTGTGATCGTCATGCTCACGCAACAGCTGCAGCCCGCAAGGTTCGGCGCATGGCGCGACCTGTTCGATGCCCATTTGCGTACCGCCGCCACGCACCTGACGGATCCAGCGCACCACGGCGATGCTCCAGCCCTGACCTGCAGAGTCCTCGATGCCAACCATTTCGCCCGCCTGCAGTTCGGCGGGCACTGCGCCAGGCCAGGCCAGGCAATAACCGCCAGGACTGTGGTTGATCACTGGCAGGACATAAGTCGCAAACTGTTGATTGCGATCGGACGCCTCATGGCTGTCGTCATTCTGAAGCTGCGGGTACTCGATTTCTTCATAGGGCAGTAGATCGACTACGTTTTCATTGGGTGTCACAGGGCTCCACAGGTCTTTCACTCGACCTGCTGGGGATTTCGCCGAGAATTGCGCGTGTCGGGAGCCCGAGTGTTTCAGGAGGTCGCTGAACGAACGTTGCCCGCCCAGATAATAGTGCAGCGCGCTCATGCCGATGCACAGGGTCAGGGTGCCTTGGCCGACAGTACGCTGGAAACCGCGCTCGGCCGTCTGGCCCCAGGCCGCATGCAAGTGTTGCAGCGTATCGAGACTCAGCCCTGCCGGTACTGGCAGGGGTGTCGAGCTGTCGGTTTTTTGCAGATGAGCTGCGATGGCTGCCACCAGCGGCAGCGGGTCGATCCCCAGGAGGCTTTCCTGCTGCTCTGGACGGAATCGGGAGCGATAACGAGGCCCGGTGTCGATGTCCGATGCGATGGCAAACAGTCCATCCGAGCGTTTGCCGGGTTGCAGCTTGATCCACTTGCTCCAGGGCTCCAGCACTTCGGCGACCCGGGCAATCTGGTTCTGCCGCAGTTGGTTGCAGCGGGAGGCCCCCAGCAGCAACGCGACGACATAGGTCTGTTCGATGCTGAGCGTTTGCGTCTGGCTGGCCAGTTCATCGCGCAGGCTCAGGTGCTGCAACTGATGCACACAGGCGATCCGGTACAGTTGATGCAACTCCAGCCACAGCCCTTCCGGTACCGGGCAATAAAGCTCGGTGGCGCGGATCAATGGTCCGTTCAGGCAATGGATCGCACGTTGCAACGCCTGGGTCAGCAGCGGCGCACGGTCCTTGCTGAAACGCGGTGAGATGCGCACGACAATCTGTTTATAGCCAATCGCCAAGTGATTTTGCAGCGCCTGGCAGAGGTTGGCGATCTTGCGCGAACGTTCGTCGAGAACGATCGATTGATGCAGGAAATGCCGCTCCAGGTGTTTACAGACGTAATACACCTCGGGCCTTAGCAGCTCGAGCATTTGCAGGCGATTATCGCTGGGCGTCAGCAGCTGATTGAGTTCACTCAAGCCTTGATAGAGCTGGCGTGCGGTTTCGCCGATGTTGGCTTTGGGCAGATTGGCGATCCAGCGCTTGAGGTCACGCGGGGTGGCTTCACAGAACGTCAGGCGCAACTGCGTGGGGATGGGCGCGCGTAGCAAGAGGTGGGGACTGGTTTCATTCATGCCGTGGACAGACTCCAACCGGGACAATGGGCAGTGAATGGCGTGACTGTACCAGCAATAGCCTGCCGGCGAATATTGGCAGATGGGGGGATTACCGTTGGTCTGTCAGTCTGGTGGCGTCCGGGTGTACTACTAATCTGACAATCGTGCGACTGGATACGCACAGTCGTACGGCCTGCCGCAAACGCAGGGCAGGTCTCTTCGTAACTTCAAGGAGATGAGGTTCATGTCTAGATACGTAGTGGCAAATCAATGGGGCGGTAGTTCGGCACCCTGGCATCCAGGTGGAGACTGGGTACTGGGCGCGCGGGACAACCAGAAGGTTGTCGCGATCGAAATCAAATCGGGCGATGGCGGTAAGAGCTTCACCGGCACCATGACTTATGCGGGCGAAGGTCCCATTGGCTTCAAGGCTCAACGCACGGGCCAGAACCAGTACAACGTTGAAAATCAGTGGGGCGGTAACGACGCCCCGTGGCACCCGGGTGGCAAATGGGTCATCGGTGGCCGGGATAATCAGAACGTTGTCGCGTTGAGCGTGACCTCCAATGATGGAGGGAAAAACCTCAGTGGCACCAACACCTACGCCAATGAAGGGCCCATAGGCTTTCGTGGGCAGATAGAGTAGCGGCACCACCGCAATGTCCGACCCCGCGAAGACGTTCGCGGGGTTCGGATCAGGCATCATGCTGTTGGCAGACCCATGCCCTGGCCCATCTGCACCGGCGAACCGGCCGCCAGTTCTTCAGCCCATTTGACCTGGTCCGGCCCGAATAGCACCACGGCTGTCGAACCCAGTTTGAAGCGACCCAGTTCAGCACCTTTTTCCAGGTGGATCGGCGCACGGGCGGCTTCGTCGTAGCGGAAGGTTTTCAGCTCGCGCTTCGGTGGCGTGACCAACCCGGCCCAGACCGTTTCGATCGATGCCACGATCATGGCGCCCACCAGCACCACGGCCATTGGCCCGCGCTCAGTGTCGAAAATGCACGCCACACGCTCGTTGCGGGCGAACAGCTCCGGCACGTTTTCGGCAGTGGTCTGGTTGACGGAAAAAATCCGCCCCGGAATGTAGACCATCTCGCGCAGCGTGCCAGCCAATGGCATGTGCACGCGGTGATAGTCCTTCGGCGACAGGTAAATGGTGGCGAAATCGCCGCCCATGAACGGCGCGGCATTGGCAGCGTCACCACCCAGCAACTCCAGGACGCTGAAACTGTGGCCCTTGGCCTGGAACACGCGGCCGTGTTCGATCGGGCCGAGCTGGCTGACGGCACCGTCGGCGGGGCTGAGGATGGCGCCCGGCGTCTGGTCCAGCGGACGGGCACCCTCTTTCAAGGCGCGCGTGAAGAACGCATTGAAGTGCTCGTAAGCGGTGAGGTCTTCGACCAGCGCCTGGGACATGTCCACCTGATAGCGCTTGGCGAACCACGCCGTAAAGGCGTTCTTGAACCAGCGCACGCGGCATTCGGCAATGCAGCCGGCCAGTCGCGACAGCAAATGGTGGGGCAGCAGGTATTGGCTGAGGATAAACAAACGCTTATTCATTGACGGTCCTTAGAAACTTATTTCTCTACCGGGGTATCGGGATGGTTGCCCCATTCGCCCCATGAGCCGGCGTAGCCTTTGACCCGCGGAAAACCGAGGGATTTGGCCACCAGATAAGTGAAGCCAGAGCGATGGTGGGTCTGGCAGTGGGTGATCACTTCTTTGTCTTTGCTGATCCCGAGTTGCTCCAGGATCTGCGGCATGTCCGTGCGAATGCGCAGGTGACGGGCCTGATCCATGCCTGCGGTCCATTCGAAATTGACCGCGCCGGGGATGTGCCCTGCCTTGGCCGCCAGGACTTTTTCGCCGGAGTACTCCAGCGGTCCGCGGGCGTCCCAGATCGCCAGGTCGGCCGCGCCGAGACGGCTTTGCAGGTACTCGCGTGTAGCGATGGGTTCGTCGTGCAAGGTCAGGTGGACGGGACCGCCGACCGCAGGCGGGATCTGGATCGACATGGGCAAACCTTCCGCCAGCCAGGCTTTGAGGCCGCCGTCGACATAGTGGTACCGGCTATGGCCGATAACGTCCAGAAGCCAGATAAAGCGACCGGCCCAACCGCCGCCTTCGTCGTCATAGACGACGTAGACCGCATCGGGGTTGTGTCCCAGTTCGCCGAACAATGCTTCAAGCGCCCCTTGGGTCGGCAGCAGGCCTGGCGCAGGCGCCTGACCCAGTTGCGTACGCTTGGGATCGACAAAGCGGGCGCCGGGAATATGCCCTTCGGCATAACGCGCGCTGCTGGTCAGGTCCACCAGGATCAGTTCGCGGGATTCGAGACGGGTGAGCAGGTCGCTCGGCTCGATCACCAGGGTCAAGCCAGAGAAGTCAGACATGTGAGGTCTCCAGAGCACAAAGGGGTGGATTGTAGCGCAGCCTTCATTGGCCGCGGTGGCTAAAGCTGTGCAGGGCTTTTTCGATGCACTGCGCGGTTTTGCCGAAGGCTTGCACGGCGATCTCCGAGAACGGCCCGCCACCCTGGTCCGCCACCACAATCATGATCACCCGACCGTTGTTGACCAGTGAGCGCAGTAACAAGTGTTCACCCTCGAACTGCGAACGCAGGCTCGCCGGCAACAGGGCCGATATTTGCGCGTTGTTGGCCGGGGTCAGGCGCAGCTGCGCCTGTTGCGAGAGCAGGCGTTGCAGCACGGTGCTCTGGTTGACCGGAACGTTCAGGCTGGTGGCTGCCGTTGGCAGGCCGCAGGCCTGGTGGACCCGCAGATTGGCGTGAGTGCGGTCGGCCATCAGTATCATCACCCGTCGCATGCCGCACGCCACCAATGCGTCGCGAGCAGAGGTGGTCAAGTGCAGGGCATTGGCGAAGCGACTGGGTTGCATCAGCAATTCGGCGCATTGCCTGCGCCATTTCGCCAGATCTTCGGCGGACGGCGCCGGGGCCGAGGGCAAGCCCGCGTGACTGCGCTTGATGCCCCACGGCCAGATCAGCGAAACGGCCGGGTGCCACAGGTCTGGCATGGCGTGCTGGCGGGCGCTGGTGACGGCCTGTCGGTGCAATTGCTGCTGCACTTCGTCCATCGGCATTTGCAGGTAAAGGCCGGTCAGGTGGTGCCAGCGCTCAGCGTGCGGACTGTCCCAGGCCTGTTGCGCCGATAACGCCAGGCCATTGGCCAGCAACACCGTGTTCGCCGGTTGATTGAGCCAGCGGCGCAAGGTCGGATCGTCGTCGAGGCGGTTTTGCTGGCGCAAGGGGTGATCACTGTCGCGAGCGATGCGCAGGACCTTGACCAGTTCCCGCTGCTCGTTGAGCAGCAGCCGATAACCTTGCTGCACCCAGATCGGCAGGTGCCAGAGGTCGGCCAGGGCCTGGCCGATTTGCAGCAGACGTACGCCGAACAACTGCTTCTCGACGTTGCGCGCCGATTCGCCTTTATGGATGACCCGCCGCTCCCACTCTTCAAGCAACTGCGGATGGGTCAACGCCATCGGCCACAACGGCGAGAGAAACAGCAGGCTGCCCCAATGGATGTCCTGCCACAGCCGCGCCAGGCGACTGGCGAAAAAACCGTTGGCCTGTTGGGTCGCGTGCTGGCTGATCAGCTGCAGCTGGCGCAAGACTTTGGGGATCTTTGACAGCGGCTGGGCGGGCAGTTGGCCGAGCAGTTCTTCGGTGCGCTGCAAGCCGAGGCGATTGAGCGCTACTTCAAGGTTTTCAGCAGGAGTGGTCAGGCTGCCATGGGCATGCCGGTTGGCTTCGCGAATCACGCTCAAGGCCAGGGCAGGGCTGTGCTGCATCATGTCGGCGATATCGCGCAGCGAACTTCGCTTGTCGCGGACGGCCTTGCAAACCCGATCATGACTGGCTTGCGGAACGGGCAGTCGTACGCTGTCGAGCAGCTTGACCCAGCCTTCGAGCGTGCTCGGTGCCGGCGTTGGAACGTTCGTTTCGTCAGCCATGTGTGGACGCGATCATCGTCTGCTTTATCCATGTTCGGAGCGTATGCCCGGAACGGGCAAATTGGCTTTTCGCCTGAACGGGCTATAGTCTGGCGCAGTTTTGCCGATAAGGAGAAGAAGAGATTTTTCAGCTTCCGGATATGACCTTGAACCCGACTCAGTAAGTGCTCCCCACCCTATGGCTAAAATAATCGGCATCATCGTCGTATTCGCGAGCGTGCTCGGCGGATACGTGCTTTCCCACGGTAAAATTGCCGCCCTGATTCAGCCCTTCGAGGTGATGATTATCGGTGGAGCGGCCCTGGGTGCATTCCTGCAGGCCAACCCCAGTCACATGACGATGCGCGTGTTCAAGAAATCCTTGAGCATGTTCAGCTCGCGCTTCACCCACACCTTCTACCTTGAGGTGCTGGGGCTGATCTACGAGATCCTCAACAAGAGCCGCCGCGAAGGCATGATGGCCATCGAAGGCGACATCGAAGATGCCTCCGCGAGCCCGATCTTCGCCAAGTACCCGGCGGTTCTGAAAGACGAACGCATGACGGCGTACGTCTGTGATTACCTGCGCATCATGTCGTCCGGCAACATGGCCCCCCATGAGCTGGAAGGCCTGTTCGACATGGAGCTGTACAGCCTCAAGGAGGACCTGGATCACCCCTCCCACGCCGTGAACGGCATCGCCGACGCCATGCCCGGCTTCGGTATCGTCGCGGCGGTACTGGGTATCGTGGTGACCATGGCGTCCCTGGGGGATGGCGATCAGCAATCCATCGGCCTGCACGTCGGTGCGGCGCTGGTCGGTACCTTCTTCGGTATTCTGGCCGCCTATGGTTTCTTTGGTCCGCTGGCCCACTCCCTGGCCCACGATGCCAAGGAAGAACTGAATGTCTACGAGGCCATCAAGGCCTCGCTGGTCGCTTCCGCTTCCGGCATGCCGCCGTCGCTGGCGGTGGAATTCGGGCGCAAGGTGCTGTACCCGGCGCACCGCCCCAGCTTCGCCGAGCTGGAACAAGCGGTTCGCGGTCGCTGAGTCATGGAGAATAACCAGCCGATCATCATCAAGCGCGTCAAGCGCTACGCCGCCGGGCATCATGGAGGCGCCTGGAAAATCGCCTTCGCCGACTTCGCGACGGCGATGATGGCGTTCTTCCTGGTGCTGTGGCTGCTGTCCAACGCAACGCCTGAGCAGAAGATCGCCATCGCCGGTTACTTCAAGGACCCGATCGGCTTTACCGAAAGTGGCACGCCCTACATCATCGACCTGGGTGGTTCGCCCACCCTGGCGCCGGAGAACACGCTCAATCCCGAGGTCAAATCCCAGCCTCAGCCGGACAAAGTGACCATCGGTAACGAACAGGCCGAAGGCATGGCCGAGCAGGTCGAGAAAGAACGGCTGGAACTGCTGCTGCAAGAATTGCAGAGCAAGGTCAATGAAAATCCTCAGTTGCACAAATTCAAGGACCAGATCCAGTTCGAGATCATTGCCAATGGTTTGCGCATCCAGATCATGGACGCGGAAAACCGGCCGATGTTCGACTCGGGCAGCGCTCGCCTGAAACCGTATTTCGAAGATATTCTGCTGGCCATGGCCGACACCATCAAGGCCGTGCCGAACAAGATCAGCATCAGCGGCCACACCGATGCCACACCCTATTCGGGTACCGGTGATTTCGGTAACTGGGAATTGTCGGCCAACCGTGCCAACGCGGCCCGCCGTGCGCTGGTCGCCGGCCGTTATCCGGAATCGCAAGTGGCGCGAGTCGTCGGCTATGCCTCCTCGGCCCTGTTTGATCGGGACAACCCGTTCAACCCGGTCAATCGCCGTATCGACATCGTGGTGCTGACCAAAAAAGCCCAGCGTGCCATGGAAGGTACGCAAGGTGCGGAGCCTGCGCAGGAGCAGACGCCAGGGCAGGGCGCCCCGGGTGAAGTGCCGACCACGCCCGTCGACCCGAATGCGTTGCCTGCGGATAAAGAGCCGCTGCCGGCGCATGAGCTTCGCGAGCGCTTGAATCTGTTCGATGTCCCGGCGCCGAAACCGGGCGAGCCGCTCAAGCCGTGACCCACAAAAAAGCCGCGATGATCGCGGCTTTTTTGTCTTCGCAGGGTGCTGATCATTTTCGTGGCGCCACGAAAATGATCAAGACTACTTAGTAGCTGCTCTCCGGCAAGCTGGCGATGATCGAGCGGTAACTGTTCATCCGTTGCTGCTGCACTCGGCCCTCTTCCAGGGCCTTGAGCAAGGCGCAACCCGGTTCGCGGTCGTGCTTGCAGTCGCGGAAGCGGCAGGTGCCGATCAGGTCGTTGAACTCGATGAAGCCGGCTTCGACGTCGGCGCGGCTGACGTGACCCAGGCCGAATTCGCGGATACCCGGGGAGTCGATCAGCTCACCGCCACCGGGGAAGTGGAACAAGCGCGCGGTGGTGGTGGTGTGGGTACCCTGGCCGGACAGCTCGGAGAGCGGGCCAACGCGGGTGTCGACTTCCGGCAACAGGCTGTTGACCAGCGATGACTTGCCGACGCCGGACTGGCCGACGAACACGCTGATGTGCCCGTCCAGCTGCTTCTGCAGTTGCTCCATGCCGTTGCCGTGGTGCGCCGACACTTCCAGTACCGGATAGCCCAGCGTGCGGTAGACCGCCAGCAAGGCATTCAGCGCCGGGGCGTTGTGTTCGTCGATCAGGTCGAATTTGTTGAGCAGCAGCAGGGGGCGAATCCCCGCGTGCTCGGCCGCGACCAGATAACGGTCGATCAGGTTGGCGTGCGGCTCGGGCAGCGGGGCGAAGACGATGACGATCATGTCGACGTTGGCCGCCACCGGCTTGAGCTGGCCACGGCTGTCCGGACGGCAGAGTTCGGTTTTGCGCGGCAGTTGCGCCACGATCACGCCGATCCCCTGGTTGCCGGCACGCCAGACCACCTGATCGCCGGTTACCAGCGCCGGGAGGTTGGCGCGCAAGTGGCAGCGGAATACCTGGCCGGCCAACTCGCCATCGAGCGCTTCGACTTCGACCTGCACACCGAAGTGTGCGAT
Encoded here:
- the asd gene encoding archaetidylserine decarboxylase (Phosphatidylserine decarboxylase is synthesized as a single chain precursor. Generation of the pyruvoyl active site from a Ser is coupled to cleavage of a Gly-Ser bond between the larger (beta) and smaller (alpha chains). It is an integral membrane protein.); its protein translation is MNKRLFILSQYLLPHHLLSRLAGCIAECRVRWFKNAFTAWFAKRYQVDMSQALVEDLTAYEHFNAFFTRALKEGARPLDQTPGAILSPADGAVSQLGPIEHGRVFQAKGHSFSVLELLGGDAANAAPFMGGDFATIYLSPKDYHRVHMPLAGTLREMVYIPGRIFSVNQTTAENVPELFARNERVACIFDTERGPMAVVLVGAMIVASIETVWAGLVTPPKRELKTFRYDEAARAPIHLEKGAELGRFKLGSTAVVLFGPDQVKWAEELAAGSPVQMGQGMGLPTA
- the motA gene encoding flagellar motor stator protein MotA gives rise to the protein MAKIIGIIVVFASVLGGYVLSHGKIAALIQPFEVMIIGGAALGAFLQANPSHMTMRVFKKSLSMFSSRFTHTFYLEVLGLIYEILNKSRREGMMAIEGDIEDASASPIFAKYPAVLKDERMTAYVCDYLRIMSSGNMAPHELEGLFDMELYSLKEDLDHPSHAVNGIADAMPGFGIVAAVLGIVVTMASLGDGDQQSIGLHVGAALVGTFFGILAAYGFFGPLAHSLAHDAKEELNVYEAIKASLVASASGMPPSLAVEFGRKVLYPAHRPSFAELEQAVRGR
- a CDS encoding HDOD domain-containing protein, with amino-acid sequence MADETNVPTPAPSTLEGWVKLLDSVRLPVPQASHDRVCKAVRDKRSSLRDIADMMQHSPALALSVIREANRHAHGSLTTPAENLEVALNRLGLQRTEELLGQLPAQPLSKIPKVLRQLQLISQHATQQANGFFASRLARLWQDIHWGSLLFLSPLWPMALTHPQLLEEWERRVIHKGESARNVEKQLFGVRLLQIGQALADLWHLPIWVQQGYRLLLNEQRELVKVLRIARDSDHPLRQQNRLDDDPTLRRWLNQPANTVLLANGLALSAQQAWDSPHAERWHHLTGLYLQMPMDEVQQQLHRQAVTSARQHAMPDLWHPAVSLIWPWGIKRSHAGLPSAPAPSAEDLAKWRRQCAELLMQPSRFANALHLTTSARDALVACGMRRVMILMADRTHANLRVHQACGLPTAATSLNVPVNQSTVLQRLLSQQAQLRLTPANNAQISALLPASLRSQFEGEHLLLRSLVNNGRVIMIVVADQGGGPFSEIAVQAFGKTAQCIEKALHSFSHRGQ
- the rsgA gene encoding small ribosomal subunit biogenesis GTPase RsgA, which codes for MAKRQLNRRQNWRIEKIQGERAARAAKRESSAVEALEGGDLGPEQTGLVIAHFGVQVEVEALDGELAGQVFRCHLRANLPALVTGDQVVWRAGNQGIGVIVAQLPRKTELCRPDSRGQLKPVAANVDMIVIVFAPLPEPHANLIDRYLVAAEHAGIRPLLLLNKFDLIDEHNAPALNALLAVYRTLGYPVLEVSAHHGNGMEQLQKQLDGHISVFVGQSGVGKSSLVNSLLPEVDTRVGPLSELSGQGTHTTTTARLFHFPGGGELIDSPGIREFGLGHVSRADVEAGFIEFNDLIGTCRFRDCKHDREPGCALLKALEEGRVQQQRMNSYRSIIASLPESSY
- a CDS encoding rhodanese-like domain-containing protein — its product is MSDFSGLTLVIEPSDLLTRLESRELILVDLTSSARYAEGHIPGARFVDPKRTQLGQAPAPGLLPTQGALEALFGELGHNPDAVYVVYDDEGGGWAGRFIWLLDVIGHSRYHYVDGGLKAWLAEGLPMSIQIPPAVGGPVHLTLHDEPIATREYLQSRLGAADLAIWDARGPLEYSGEKVLAAKAGHIPGAVNFEWTAGMDQARHLRIRTDMPQILEQLGISKDKEVITHCQTHHRSGFTYLVAKSLGFPRVKGYAGSWGEWGNHPDTPVEK
- the motB gene encoding flagellar motor protein MotB; its protein translation is MENNQPIIIKRVKRYAAGHHGGAWKIAFADFATAMMAFFLVLWLLSNATPEQKIAIAGYFKDPIGFTESGTPYIIDLGGSPTLAPENTLNPEVKSQPQPDKVTIGNEQAEGMAEQVEKERLELLLQELQSKVNENPQLHKFKDQIQFEIIANGLRIQIMDAENRPMFDSGSARLKPYFEDILLAMADTIKAVPNKISISGHTDATPYSGTGDFGNWELSANRANAARRALVAGRYPESQVARVVGYASSALFDRDNPFNPVNRRIDIVVLTKKAQRAMEGTQGAEPAQEQTPGQGAPGEVPTTPVDPNALPADKEPLPAHELRERLNLFDVPAPKPGEPLKP